From Vigna unguiculata cultivar IT97K-499-35 chromosome 5, ASM411807v1, whole genome shotgun sequence, the proteins below share one genomic window:
- the LOC114183476 gene encoding protein LIGHT-DEPENDENT SHORT HYPOCOTYLS 10-like — MSSKGKEVAEGSSRGADDHHLDHHHDHHNQLQQQQQQQQQQQQLPLSRYESQKRRDWNTFGQYLRNQRPPVPLSQCSSSHVLEFLRYLDQFGKTKVHLQGCLFFGQSEPPGPCTCPLRQAWGSLDALIGRLRAAYEENGGLPETNPFASGAIRVYLREVRDSQAKARGIPYKKKKKKRNILKPNGDTSSNLPLQ; from the coding sequence ATGTCCAGCAAGGGAAAGGAGGTAGCAGAAGGTTCATCAAGAGGTGCTGATGATCATCACCTTGATCATCACCATGATCATCACAATCAGctgcagcagcagcagcaacagcagcagcaacaGCAACAGTTACCACTGAGTCGCTACGAGTCTCAGAAGAGAAGGGATTGGAACACTTTTGGACAGTACTTGAGGAATCAGAGGCCTCCTGTGCCACTTTCTCAGTGTAGTTCAAGCCATGTTCTTGAGTTCCTTCGTTACTTGGATCAGTTTGGGAAAACCAAAGTGCACTTGCAAGGGTGCTTGTTTTTCGGGCAAAGTGAGCCACCAGGTCCCTGCACTTGCCCTCTCAGACAAGCTTGGGGAAGCCTTGATGCACTCATTGGAAGGTTGAGAGCTGCGTATGAAGAAAATGGAGGCCTTCCTGAGACCAATCCCTTCGCCAGTGGCGCCATAAGAGTCTACCTCAGAGAGGTCAGAGATTCTCAGGCTAAGGCTCGAGGAATCCCttacaagaagaaaaagaagaagaggaacatTCTCAAACCCAACGGAGACACCTCCTCAAACTTGCCTTTGcagtaa